In Carya illinoinensis cultivar Pawnee chromosome 7, C.illinoinensisPawnee_v1, whole genome shotgun sequence, the following are encoded in one genomic region:
- the LOC122315007 gene encoding pathogenesis-related protein PR-4-like codes for MDRLCVWLVFSFCLFAAASTAQQCGNQADGKTCSNNLCCSQYGYCGSTDDYCSPSKGCQSNCQSSSGSGGGESASNVRATYHFYNPEQNGWDLNAVSAYCSTWDANKPLAWRSKYGWTAFCGPVGPRGQESCGKCLRVTNSGTNAQETVRIVDQCSNGGLDLDAGVFQKLDTDGKGNAQGHLIVSYQFVDCGD; via the exons ATGGATAGGCTTTGTGTATGGTTGGTGTTCTCTTTCTGCCTGTTTGCTGCTGCCTCCACTGCCCAACAGTGTGGGAACCAAGCTGACGGCAAAACATGTTCCAACAACCTTTGCTGTAGCCAGTATGGTTATTGTGGCTCTACTGATGACTATTGCTCCCCTTCTAAAGGTTGTCAGAGCAATTGTCAATCGAGTAGTGGCAGTGGCGGTGGGGAGAGCGCCTCTAATGTGAGAGCAACGTACCATTTCTACAACCCAGAGCAGAATGGGTGGGACTTGAATGCTGTGAGTGCATACTGCTCGACATGGGATGCCAACAAGCCGTTGGCATGGCGCAGCAAATATGGTTGGACGGCCTTTTGTGGACCGGTCGGACCTCGCGGGCAAGAATCTTGTGGCAAGTGCCTAAGG GTCACAAACAGCGGAACAAATGCTCAGGAAACAGTGCGAATTGTGGATCAATGCAGCAATGGGGGTCTGGATTTGGATGCAGGAGTGTTTCAAAAACTAGACACTGATGGAAAAGGAAATGCCCAGGGCCACCTTATCGTGAGCTACCAGTTTGTGGACTGCGGTGATTAA